The genomic window GCTAATCTTTTTAAAGCTTCTTTCTACCAACCAAGTGGTCAGCGATGGCTCTGGTGGCTGCCCAGTGGATTTTCTTTGgggttcttctttttaaatGTGTTTCGTAATCATACAGTTGTCTAATGGAGGTGAATACAATGTCTGAGCCCTTGACACCAAGGACAGATGCAGTTGAAACGattttatcatcatcaaaggcgaagtcttcatcatctaaaGTTCTTGCTTCCTTCAAAACATCCTGTTGAGATTCAATGAAGGATACAGCTCTGATTGCGAATCTAGTACCTCTTGTTCTATCAATTGGAGAAGGTAATCCACCTTGTTGGACATGACCTGGGATGGCACACTTAGCATCAAAGTGGCCCTCGGCCTCCTGGGTGATAACTTCTGCTAATACTTCTGGTGTTAGTACCTTGGAAGCATTTGTAGATTTCAAGATCAATTGACCAAACTTGCCTCTACCTTCAGCCTTGCTGAAGGATTCCTTCAAGTTCTCGATATCTTGGGTTAACTGGTCGAGGCTGATACCTTCTTCCGGTACGTAAGATACTTGAGCACCAACAGCAAGAGCAGCATGTGTAGCCAAGTAACCGGAGTTACCACCTTGTGTGTCGACGACAAATACTCTACCACGAGTGGATGCAGCAGATTGCTTAACAACATCACAGTATTGCATCAAGGAGTTCAATGCAGTATCGGAACCTAGAGAGTATTCTGTACCTGGAACGTTGTTAGATAGAGTGGCAGGGATCAAAACCATTGGGATTCTGAATGCAGTGTAGTTTTCTCTTGCTCTTTCCAATTGATGTAGGGAAACGAAGGCTTCGAAACCACCAACGATAACTAAACCATCAAATCCGTATTTCTGGAAGTAGTAAGCAATCAAACCAATATCCGCTTCTTCTGGGGTGGTTCTGTTGGTACCAATTTCTGAACCACCACGAGATTGCCATCCGATCAAATCCTTCCAGTTCATAGATCTAACGGATTCGTGTCTTGTCAAACCAGTCCAACCATTGTAGATAGCATATGGCTTATGACCTTGTGACATACAGTAAGTGGCCATGGAGTATGAAGCAGAGTTCATACCACCGGCTGGGGCACCGACATTAACAATAGCAATCTTCAAGTGGTTCTTCTCAGCCAACTTAGGACCAATGTGGTCAGCACTATTGATAGCCATAAAGTTGTTCAAGTGTTCCACAAATTCGGAATCTCTTAGAGCCATGGCCTTTTTGAAGTCCTTAGAGTGAATGGCATCTGCGACAGACTTGGTCAAAGCAACAGATTCAACCAAAGACTTACGGGTGATCTTGTTTTCGTTAATGGCAATCAATGGAGAAGGAGTTTCTGGGGTAGACTCCAAAACAGCATTAACAGCCTCCACACCTTGCAAAGTAGCAAGGATACGGTCATAGGCGACGGCAGTACCACCTCTTTGAACATGACCCAAAGTAGTGATTCTGGTATCCAAGCCTAGTTGGTCGACAAGGACCTTGTGGACATCCTTTGCAGAGATTGGGGTCAAATCAGCGGCGATGGCACCTTCTGCGACAATAACGATGGTAGTTCTCTTACCTCTAGCTCTGTGCTTAGAGACGATGTCGCACATTTGGTCGTGCCATTCTCTAGATGAGGCAGGCTTTTCTGGGATCAAGATATAATCGGCAGAAGTTGCAATACCAGCCATCAATGCCAACCAACCACAGTTTCTACCCATGACTTCCACGACGAAAGCTCTGGAGTGAGAGTTGGCAGTGGCCTCGATATAATCAACTGCTTGACAGATACGGTCTAGAGCAGAGTAAGCACCGATAGTGGCATCTGTGGTGGACATATCGTTATCAATGGAACCAACGGTACCACAAATGTTCAAATGTTGGTATCTTTGGAATTGTTCCTTGGAGATTCTATTTGTTTCCAACAACTCCTTGATCAATGATGGCCATTCAGCTCTGAACAAGTCAGCACCGGTCAAAGAACCGTCACCACCACATACGATCAAAGCATCGACACCAGCCTCGATCAAATGTTGGGCACCTAATAGTCTACCTGCTCTTTCTCTGAATTCCATACAACGAGCGGTACCAATGTTGGTACCACCTTCGCATGACCAGTTACGGACGCTTTCCCAGTACACCTCTTTAATGTACTCTGGACCACCTCTGACTAGACCGGAGTAACCTTCCATGACCACGAAGGCCTTGCAGCCCTTGAAAATGGCGGTACGCACAATGGCTCTGACGTTGGCATTCATACCTGGAGCATCACCACCGGAAGTCATGACGGCAATAGCCTTTTGGGTCTTGACGGCCTTTGGAATGGCTGGGTACGATGAGTCGGTAGCGACGTTGGTCGATGCAATGTCGATTTTAGACGATCTCGAGGAAATCATTGCCGAGCCCACTGGTTTAGCTGGCAAAGTGGGCTTCACAGAAATCGCATTCTTGGTCTGTGTGATACCGATAATGTATCCACTAGGGTCCTTCAAGTACACTTCTAATGGACTGGTCTCGTTAGGATAGGACTGGGTGACTTTGTCAGAAACCAAGTCCTTGAAAGCTTGAATGTTGGTGCATGAAAACACCAACGAAGATGACACAACAGCCCTCCAATCCTTGTCGTCAGCAACGTTCAGTGGCTTGAAACTGTCATCGACCTTGATTTTCACGCTGATAAACCCGTTACTCAGGGTGTCTGTCTTGCTGTTGAAAGCTAACTGCAAATACTTTTGATAAAACTCAACTGTCTCGTCGTATAATTGCTTGTTGGTAACCAAATCGTACGACTCGGTACCATTCAATAAAGGCAACGAATATGTCATCCTTTATGATTGTGTGTGCGTGCGTATGTGTACGTGTATGAGATTTGAACTCGAAACTCGAAACTCGTTCCTGTTGCTACTAAGCTAATGGGGTCTAAAATCCTTTTACCTCCTTGCTTCTTAATTCCTACTTCCTATTACTCGGTGGTTAtatagaaacaaaaatcgGGAAACAGCAACAAACTCCAAAAAACCTCGAAATGAAttccaatttcaatttcaaccAAATATGAACTGATGATACTTTAACTAAGTAGCCTGATTAGATGTTCTTCCGTTGTCCTGCCGATCAATCAGGGAACAAAACGAAACCaaaacgaaacgaaaccaaaaaataaaaattaaaatgcCGTAGTATGCCTCTGCTTTTCTTCCATACttaaaagctttaaatGTTAGAAGCCCTTCAATTCAAAAATCCTGATATTTCCTTTACATTTTGTAACTGCTGAGGGTTTCGTGAGCGACTTTTCGGTGGGCTTCCTGTAATTTGCCGGTCTCACGAGCGGCCATGTGCCTCGAGACGGTGCGGATGCGTGTGTTCCAGTGTTCAGGGGATCCGGTGCTCAAATAGTGGATGCcaaacaaaacagaaaacaaaaaatgaagaaataaaaaaaaaaaactgcaacaacaacaaccgAGAAAAACAGAAGACGAAGTGctggaaaaagaaaagacgCAACTAGTGGATGCCGGAGAGAGCTGAGGGTAGCGGGAAAACCTGGGAAAACCTGGGAAAATGTGACGTTTTGGAAAAACTGGgaagagaaaggaaaaacaaaacaaaaaaaaaaaaaaaaaggtggTAGTACTAGtagcaataataataataataataataataataataataataataataataacagtaGTAGTAGAGGGCATTTCCAATTCCACGCCACGAAATTGAGGTCACGTGAGTGTCAGGGCAAGGCATTTGTCATGTCATGTCATGTCACGCACGCAAGCACAATAAATACATAGATTGTTGGCTCTATAGACTAGGCTAGACTAGActggcagcagcagcggcgGCGGCGGCAGCATCAGCCCGGGGTTTACACCTCCAAGAGGCTTGGCACTACCTCGATGGAGTATCCGTCAGGGTCCTTGATGAAGGCAATGTTGGCCATCTTGCCCTTGTTGAACTTTGGAGCCCATTGGAGGTCCGGGTACAACGACTCGATTTCCGCACATAGAGCAGCAGGATCGTCGTTCGATATGCATATGTGGCCGTAGCCCTGAGGCTGGGCGTTCCCATTGTGGTACGCAAAGTCCGGGTCGTTTTCCGTGCCCCAGTTGTGGGTCAACTCAAGGATACTTTCCCTAGATCTGCGCGCGATGCCCTCTTGTCCGTTTTCGTAGCCCAAGAAGTAGAGCGTGAACTTGGCGTTCGCGTGCTCGCTCACGTCCAGTAGCTTCATGCCAAGAACGTTCTGGTAGAATTCTAGCGACTTGGCAGCGTCCTTCACACGGATCATCGAGTGGTTGAACTTGTAGTTGCATCCTTCACCCGTCTGGTCATTTTGGATAAGTTCGATCCAGTATCCGTCAGGGTCCAAGGCAAACGCAATGTCCTTTTGTCTCCCGTCTGTCaatctcttcttgaacttcaCCCCTAGCGATTCTAGTCTCTCGCATTCGGCTTCGATCTTGGGAACGCTGAAACAGATGTGGCCAAACCCACGGTGTGGCTCCTCGTTACCATTGTTGATCTTGTATTCAGGATCTGACTCGGTACCGTAATTGTGAGTCAATTCTAGAATACCGTTCTCTTTGAAGACGTTCGCGCCGCCTTGTGCATTCGTATCAAACTTCTTGTTGGGGAACGATAAGAAGTACAAGTCAAACTTCATCTCCGGGAATTTCTTGTGCTCCATGAGTTTCATTCCAAATTTCTCCTCGTAAAACGCAACACTCACGTTGGGGTCCTTGACCCTCAAACATGTGTGATTGAGCTTCAAGCTCTTGTCATTTTGTGCAATTCCCACTTTCTTGGGGAAGTACTTGGCAGATGCTTCCGTTGACATTGGTCTTAGATGTCTGTATATGTTGAGCAAACGGTTTCTGAGCATTCAGTGGACACAACTCAAGACAATTAGAAAAAATTTAATATTCTTCCTGTCTACCAATCAATCGACTGTAGCATCAGACATTCATTGATCTCATTCATTTCAAagcttatatatatatatatatatctcatATATAgaatgtatatataacgttctttttttttctactaGGGCTGAGTAATAATGTAAAAAAGGCACAACTagcaaacaaaacaattttGCTGCAGGCTCTTTTTCATCACCTATTTATGCGTTAGGTGTATGCTGTCTATGTCATTAACTAATAATTCTGTAGGGGAGTTGTATGTGAACTCCTTGCTATCGTACGACCTTTATCTAGAGCTTTTTTCACGCTACTCCATTATCTCCCCTTATATATTACACTCGTCCGTTAAGAACATGGAGTTTCGGCCGGTACACGGTATACCGATCCGATCTCTCTTCCGCATGCCACACATAGTGGAAAGTCTACCTGATATCCAATTCTTGTCCTGAAGGAGATGTCAAATCGCTACTTGTACAAATGTGGCATAGTTTCTTGTAGCCACTCGTATTTGTCGAACGTGACACAATCTCTGATGAATTCTTTGCTAGTAAGCATAAGCGTTTGATATAAGATAAACTTTTTGGGTTTACCCTCCAGTTTCATACGGTTGAATATCACACTAGATGGATGTATGCTAACCGGTAAGTCGTGTTTAACATTTGTATATCCTTGTTTGGAAAGTTTGGCTATATTGGTTGGGAACCCCGAGATGAAACATTTTATGATGTTTGCTTCGATGGCAGATGCATTCAAGTTTTTCGATATATGTGCGTACTCCTCGTGTGCTTTAGCAAAACCAAGCTTCTCGCAATAGTTCCACAATTGCTTTCTAATGCTCAATACCCGCTTCATACTCTTGTATTGCAATTTGTAATCTTGACACCAACGCATAGAATATCCATTCTCTTCCCACTGTTCAAAAATCCATAAATACAACATATGGTCACTAGATTGCATTAATGATCCAAATAGCTTCGATTTCTCTTCGTGATTTAGACCTGGTAAGAAAATCGAGTTACTCTCTTGGAGCATTGACACAATGGTGACAGTTTGAGGAAGAACTCCTTTACAGTTTTCCCCAAAAGCACTGGAATAAATTACTTTAGCGAACTCCGGTTCACAGGGGAAATCACACATTAGCTTTCCAACTTTGGTAATTAAACCTTTGCTGTTTAAGGCGCCTATCGCATATAAATTCTCTAACGCTTCGCTTAGTTGTCTCGTGTTTGGTTTATCTAGCATGGGAAAGTGGATTAAGTCATTGATACCCAatgacaacaacaataatacAACTTGATTTAACTTTGTTCTTAAGATTTCGGGGGTCGGGGACCTCGGTAGCTCATTGTAGTAGGACCATTTGGTAAATAGCCTGAAACATTTACCTGGGCCCAATCTCCCCGCTCTACCTGCCCTCTGATCGACAGAGGCTCTCGAACATGGAACAGTAACTAACTTTGAAATACCACCAGAGTAAGATTGCTCTTTAACAAAACCTGGATCAACCACGTATTTGATTCCATTGATTGTAAGAGATGTTTCCGCTATATTTGTGGCAAGCA from Kluyveromyces marxianus DMKU3-1042 DNA, complete genome, chromosome 6 includes these protein-coding regions:
- the PFK2 gene encoding 6-phosphofructokinase subunit beta; protein product: MTYSLPLLNGTESYDLVTNKQLYDETVEFYQKYLQLAFNSKTDTLSNGFISVKIKVDDSFKPLNVADDKDWRAVVSSSLVFSCTNIQAFKDLVSDKVTQSYPNETSPLEVYLKDPSGYIIGITQTKNAISVKPTLPAKPVGSAMISSRSSKIDIASTNVATDSSYPAIPKAVKTQKAIAVMTSGGDAPGMNANVRAIVRTAIFKGCKAFVVMEGYSGLVRGGPEYIKEVYWESVRNWSCEGGTNIGTARCMEFRERAGRLLGAQHLIEAGVDALIVCGGDGSLTGADLFRAEWPSLIKELLETNRISKEQFQRYQHLNICGTVGSIDNDMSTTDATIGAYSALDRICQAVDYIEATANSHSRAFVVEVMGRNCGWLALMAGIATSADYILIPEKPASSREWHDQMCDIVSKHRARGKRTTIVIVAEGAIAADLTPISAKDVHKVLVDQLGLDTRITTLGHVQRGGTAVAYDRILATLQGVEAVNAVLESTPETPSPLIAINENKITRKSLVESVALTKSVADAIHSKDFKKAMALRDSEFVEHLNNFMAINSADHIGPKLAEKNHLKIAIVNVGAPAGGMNSASYSMATYCMSQGHKPYAIYNGWTGLTRHESVRSMNWKDLIGWQSRGGSEIGTNRTTPEEADIGLIAYYFQKYGFDGLVIVGGFEAFVSLHQLERARENYTAFRIPMVLIPATLSNNVPGTEYSLGSDTALNSLMQYCDVVKQSAASTRGRVFVVDTQGGNSGYLATHAALAVGAQVSYVPEEGISLDQLTQDIENLKESFSKAEGRGKFGQLILKSTNASKVLTPEVLAEVITQEAEGHFDAKCAIPGHVQQGGLPSPIDRTRGTRFAIRAVSFIESQQDVLKEARTLDDEDFAFDDDKIVSTASVLGVKGSDIVFTSIRQLYDYETHLKRRTPKKIHWAATRAIADHLVGRKKL
- the GLO1 gene encoding lactoylglutathione lyase GLO1; the encoded protein is MLRNRLLNIYRHLRPMSTEASAKYFPKKVGIAQNDKSLKLNHTCLRVKDPNVSVAFYEEKFGMKLMEHKKFPEMKFDLYFLSFPNKKFDTNAQGGANVFKENGILELTHNYGTESDPEYKINNGNEEPHRGFGHICFSVPKIEAECERLESLGVKFKKRLTDGRQKDIAFALDPDGYWIELIQNDQTGEGCNYKFNHSMIRVKDAAKSLEFYQNVLGMKLLDVSEHANAKFTLYFLGYENGQEGIARRSRESILELTHNWGTENDPDFAYHNGNAQPQGYGHICISNDDPAALCAEIESLYPDLQWAPKFNKGKMANIAFIKDPDGYSIEVVPSLLEV